The Lysobacter capsici genome has a segment encoding these proteins:
- a CDS encoding putative porin: protein MTVLSNPHRRFTLSALTLALAALCMTPALAAPPVDASKISPEVTLKLIDLLVAKGVMTREQADDLIAEASASAASKPATAVAAQPAYQTAPGAVVVPYIPEVVRQQIKDELRAEVTQQAKSEGWAAPNALPEWTQRISVYGDLRARAEDVLNDGENYNDFPNFGLLNAGSGYDVNDPLSNPLPTVNTTKNRGRMRMRARLGVHAQIADWVEADLRMATGSDRSPVSTNQTLGAGGNLSKYSLWLDRAYLRLKPTDWLSADIGRAPNPFWTSELLFDTDLGFDGVAVKTEFDLGPDFHPYVNVGAFPIFNTDFDFGSTQRADKASSRDKWLYGVQAGADWKFSDEVKLKFGLGYFLFDHINGERSSPCIAPTSKDVCDTDLSRPQFQQFGNTMFAIRDIVPASGAPDGPQLQYFGYASEFGVANLHAALEIASFDPVKIVIEADVVKNLKYDAKRIQALGPLNNFKPNIEPLQHDGGDSGYYVNLLVGQPKIAKAWDWNASIGYKRLESDAVPDAFTDSDFHLGGTNARGFIVGGSLGLARNTWLGLRWLSANEVTGAPYSVDVVQLDLSTEF, encoded by the coding sequence ATGACCGTACTGTCCAATCCGCATCGCCGCTTCACGCTGAGCGCATTGACGCTGGCGCTGGCCGCGCTGTGCATGACGCCCGCCCTGGCCGCGCCGCCGGTCGACGCGTCCAAGATCAGCCCCGAAGTCACCCTCAAGCTCATCGACTTGCTGGTCGCCAAGGGCGTGATGACGCGCGAGCAGGCCGACGATCTGATCGCCGAGGCGAGCGCCAGCGCCGCGTCCAAGCCGGCGACGGCGGTCGCCGCGCAGCCCGCGTACCAGACCGCGCCCGGCGCGGTGGTCGTGCCGTATATCCCCGAAGTCGTGCGCCAGCAGATCAAGGACGAACTGCGCGCCGAAGTCACCCAGCAGGCCAAGAGCGAAGGCTGGGCGGCGCCGAACGCCTTGCCCGAATGGACCCAGCGCATCAGCGTCTACGGCGACCTGCGCGCGCGCGCCGAGGACGTGCTCAACGACGGCGAGAACTACAACGACTTCCCGAATTTCGGCCTGCTCAACGCCGGCAGCGGTTACGACGTCAACGATCCGCTGTCCAACCCGCTGCCGACCGTCAACACCACCAAGAACCGCGGCCGCATGCGCATGCGCGCGCGCCTGGGCGTGCATGCGCAGATCGCCGACTGGGTCGAGGCCGATCTGCGCATGGCCACCGGCAGCGACCGCAGCCCGGTGTCGACCAACCAGACCCTCGGCGCCGGCGGCAATCTGTCCAAGTACTCGCTGTGGCTCGATCGCGCCTACCTGCGGCTCAAGCCGACCGATTGGCTGAGCGCCGACATCGGCCGCGCTCCCAATCCGTTCTGGACCAGCGAGCTGTTGTTCGACACCGACCTGGGCTTCGACGGCGTGGCGGTCAAGACCGAGTTCGATCTGGGCCCGGATTTCCATCCCTACGTCAACGTCGGCGCGTTCCCGATCTTCAATACCGATTTCGATTTCGGTTCGACCCAGCGCGCCGACAAGGCCAGCAGCCGCGACAAATGGCTATACGGCGTGCAGGCCGGCGCGGACTGGAAATTCAGTGATGAGGTGAAGTTGAAATTCGGCCTGGGTTATTTCCTGTTCGATCACATCAACGGCGAGCGCTCGTCGCCGTGCATCGCGCCGACCTCCAAGGACGTGTGCGACACCGATCTGTCGCGGCCGCAGTTCCAGCAGTTCGGCAACACCATGTTCGCGATCCGCGACATCGTGCCGGCCTCGGGCGCGCCCGACGGCCCGCAGTTGCAGTATTTCGGTTATGCCAGCGAATTCGGCGTGGCCAACCTGCACGCGGCGCTGGAAATCGCCAGCTTCGATCCGGTCAAGATCGTGATCGAGGCTGATGTGGTCAAGAACCTCAAGTACGACGCCAAACGCATCCAGGCGCTGGGTCCGCTCAACAACTTCAAGCCCAACATCGAACCGTTGCAGCACGACGGCGGCGACAGCGGCTACTACGTCAACCTGCTGGTCGGTCAGCCCAAGATCGCCAAGGCCTGGGACTGGAACGCGAGCATCGGCTACAAGCGTCTGGAATCGGACGCGGTGCCCGATGCCTTCACCGATTCGGATTTCCACCTGGGCGGCACCAACGCGCGCGGCTTCATCGTCGGCGGTTCCCTGGGCCTGGCTCGCAACACCTGGCTGGGACTGCGCTGGCTCAGCGCGAACGAGGTGACCGGTGCGCCGTATTCGGTGGACGTGGTCCAGCTCGATCTGAGCACTGAATTCTGA